In Beutenbergia cavernae DSM 12333, the DNA window GGGCCGGGGGTGCGTAGCCGAGCGGCTGCGGGACGGCGTGCCCGGGCGGCGGCTGCGGTCCGGGCGGCGGTGTCATGGGTGACGTCATGGTGGTCCTCTCTCTCGGATCCGTGCCCACCCTGCACCGCCCGGCTTACACCGGGCTTGCGCCGGGACCGGCCCGGCGGCGGATCGCGCGATCGTCGGAGGGGAAGCGGAACTAGGCTGGCGCGCGTGAGGAGTCAGCCGCCCGGGGTGTTCGTCTCGTTCGAGGGCGGCGACGGCGCCGGCAAGACGACGCAGCTCGAGCTGCTCGCGACCTGGATCGAGCAGGCGGGTCGGGAGGTGGTGCGCACGCGGGAACCCGGGGGGACGGCGATCGGCCGCACGCTGCGGGACCTCGTGCTGCACGGCGAGGACGTCGACGCCCGCACCGAGGCCCTGCTGTACGCCACGGACCGCGCGCACCACGTCGCCTCGCTCGTGCGTCCTGCTCTGGCGCGCGGCGCCGTCGTCCTCACCGACCGGTACGTCGACTCCTCCCTCGCGTACCAGGCCGGCGGGCGCGAGCTGGCGGCGGACGACGTCCGGCGGCTGTCGATGTGGGCGGTGGATGGTCTGATGCCGGATGTGACGATCCTGCTCGACCTCGACCCGGCACACCTGCCGGCGCGCCTCACCGCCGCTCCGGACCGGCTCGAGCGTGCCGGCAGCGCGTTCCACGTGCGCACCCGTGAGGCGTACCTGGGGCTCGCGGCGCGCGAGCCGGAGCGCTGGCTCGTGCTCGACGCCGCGCTGGGGCGTGCGGAGCTCGCGGCGCAGGTGCGGGCGCGTGTGGCGCCGCGGCTCGGGAGGACCGGCACGTGACCGGCGTGTGGGACGACGTCGTCGGCCAGGACGCCGCCGTGGCCGAGCTTCGCGACGCAGCCCGCGACCCGGCGTCGATGACGCACGCCTGGCTGGTCACGGGCCCGCCCGGCTCGGGGCGGTCGGTCGCCGCGCGGGCGTTCGCCGCGGCGCTGCAGGCGGACGACGCCGACTCCTCGCCGGAGGCGGCGAACGCGCGGCGGCGCGTGCTCGCCGGCACGCACCCGGACGTGCACGTGGCGGCGACCGAGAAGTCGATCATCACGATCACCGAGGCCCGCGAGCTGGTGACCCTCGCCCAGCGTGCGCCGGCCGAGGGGCGGTGGCGGGTGATCGTGGTCGAGGACGCCGACCGGATGGTCGAGCGGACCTCGAACGTGCTGCTCAAGGCGATCGAGGAACCCCCGCCGCGCACGGTGTGGCTGCTGTGCGCGCCGAGCCCGCAGGACGTCGTCGCGACGATCCGGTCGCGGTGCCGCCAGGTGTCCCTGCGCGTGCCGCCGGCACATGCCGTGGCCGACCTCCTCGTCCGCCGGCACGGCATCGGCCACGAGCTCGCGCTGGAGGCCGCGTTCGCCGCCCAGAGCCACATCGGCCTGGCGACGAGGCTGGCGCTGAACGCGGAGGCGCGTGAGCGCCGCTCCCGGGTTCTCGAGCTCGCGGCGTCGATCCGCGGCGTCGGCGACGCGGTGCTGGCGGCCGGGGAGCTCGTCGAGGTGGCGAGCGCCCAGGCGAAGGCGTCGACCGAGGATCGCGACGCGGCCGAGCGCGCGGAGCTCCTGCACGCGATGGGCGCCGACGACGGCGCGTCCACCGCGCGGTCGTTGCCGCCCGCGCTCCGCAGCCAGCTCCGCCAGCTCGAGGACGACCAGAAGCGGCGCGCGAAACGGGCCGTGCACGACGTCCTCGACCGGGCCATGACGGACCTGCTGTCGCTGTACCGCGACGTGCTCGTCGTCCAGCTCGGTGCCGACGTCGAGCTCGTCAACGGTGGCCACGCCGAGCGGGTGCGCGCCCTGGCGAACGCCTCGACGGCCGAGCAGTCGGTCCGCCGGATGGACGCGATCGCGCAGGCGCGCACCCGGCTCGGCGCCAACGTCGCGCCGCTGCTCGCCACGGAGGCGATGGCCGTCGCGCTCCGGCCGCAGGCGTGAGCCGCGCGTGGCGGGAGGGCCCGTACGCTGACCCGGTGAGCAGGAGGCGAGCGGCGCGTGGCGTCGCGGCAGTGCTGGCGGTGGCAGGCCTGGCGGCCGCGTGCGCGGGTCCCGCGCCGATGCTGCAGCCGGTCGACGCGGGCGCGCCGACGGATCCGGGGCAGCAGGGGAGCGCCACGCCGCAGCCGTCGGACGACGCGCTCGCGGAGTTCTACACGCAGGTGCCGTCCTGGTACGCGTGCGGCGGCGGGTTCGAGTGCGCCGACGTCGAGGTGCCGCTCGACTACGACGCGCCCGACGGGGAGCGCGTGCAGCTCGCGGTCAAGCGGCTCCCGGCCGACGACCCGGCCGCCCGGCAGGGTTCGCTGCTCGTCAACCCGGGCGGGCCGGGTGCGTCGGGCCTCGACCTCGTGGACTCGGCCGCCGACCTGTTCTCGAACCGCGTGCTCGACGCGTACGACGTCGTCGGTTTCGACCCGCGGGGCGTGGGCAGCTCGACCAAGATCGTGTGTCTGGGTCCCGACGAGGAGGACCCCAGCGGCGGCGACTACGACCTGTCCGACGACGCGGAGGTGCAGCGCCTCGTCGACGACCTGGACGCGCTCGGCGAGATGTGCCGGGACCACTCCGGCGACCTGCTCGATCACGTCGACACCGTGCACGCCGCCCGTGACCTGGACGTGCTCCGGGCGGTGCTCGGCGACGAGCGTCTGACGTACCTCGGCTTCTCCTACGGCACCATCCTCGGGGCGACGTTCGCGGAGCTCTTCCCGGACCGCGTGGGGCGGCTCGTGCTCGACGGGGCGATCGACCCGTCGATCGACTACACGCAGATGACGGCGGACCAGGTCGAC includes these proteins:
- the tmk gene encoding dTMP kinase, whose amino-acid sequence is MRSQPPGVFVSFEGGDGAGKTTQLELLATWIEQAGREVVRTREPGGTAIGRTLRDLVLHGEDVDARTEALLYATDRAHHVASLVRPALARGAVVLTDRYVDSSLAYQAGGRELAADDVRRLSMWAVDGLMPDVTILLDLDPAHLPARLTAAPDRLERAGSAFHVRTREAYLGLAAREPERWLVLDAALGRAELAAQVRARVAPRLGRTGT
- a CDS encoding DNA polymerase III subunit delta', with protein sequence MTGVWDDVVGQDAAVAELRDAARDPASMTHAWLVTGPPGSGRSVAARAFAAALQADDADSSPEAANARRRVLAGTHPDVHVAATEKSIITITEARELVTLAQRAPAEGRWRVIVVEDADRMVERTSNVLLKAIEEPPPRTVWLLCAPSPQDVVATIRSRCRQVSLRVPPAHAVADLLVRRHGIGHELALEAAFAAQSHIGLATRLALNAEARERRSRVLELAASIRGVGDAVLAAGELVEVASAQAKASTEDRDAAERAELLHAMGADDGASTARSLPPALRSQLRQLEDDQKRRAKRAVHDVLDRAMTDLLSLYRDVLVVQLGADVELVNGGHAERVRALANASTAEQSVRRMDAIAQARTRLGANVAPLLATEAMAVALRPQA
- a CDS encoding alpha/beta hydrolase; the protein is MSRRRAARGVAAVLAVAGLAAACAGPAPMLQPVDAGAPTDPGQQGSATPQPSDDALAEFYTQVPSWYACGGGFECADVEVPLDYDAPDGERVQLAVKRLPADDPAARQGSLLVNPGGPGASGLDLVDSAADLFSNRVLDAYDVVGFDPRGVGSSTKIVCLGPDEEDPSGGDYDLSDDAEVQRLVDDLDALGEMCRDHSGDLLDHVDTVHAARDLDVLRAVLGDERLTYLGFSYGTILGATFAELFPDRVGRLVLDGAIDPSIDYTQMTADQVDGFEVAFRSYLANCLEGDACPFSGTEDEAYDRAVAFLEELDAEPLPSEGEDGELTSDEAYGAIQSSMYVAWAWEALSEGFTQAFEDADGSALDVIAHENDDPDPNADFAFWGIDCSDYPITSSVDEILAQADELEEASALFGAAMGTGELVCRQWPYQSTAVREPIEAAGAAPILVVGTTRDPATPYRWAEALAGQLESGRLLTWDGDGHTAYASGSPCIDEAVQAYLLDGTLPDDGTVC